A region from the Lentimonas sp. CC4 genome encodes:
- the lpxI gene encoding UDP-2,3-diacylglucosamine diphosphatase LpxI (LpxI, functionally equivalent to LpxH, replaces it in LPS biosynthesis in a minority of bacteria.), whose amino-acid sequence MTAPLSKFLPETFDQRPIGLIAGKGRYPILTAERIRTAGLPLRIVSFAGETEQSLIDSIPASEHIQIKVGQLGKLLKSLQKLGCGYALMAGQITPRRLFHGLHPDLKALKILNSLKVKNAETIFGAISSEIEAVGISMLDARTLLDDQLAITGLMTAGKLKADITDIEHGIRIAKGMADLDVGQGVVVRRGTVLAVEAYEGTDPMLRRAGTFKTDDLIFVKTVKRAQDYRFDVPVFGQRTLDVMYEAGIRTAALESGSVLILDKADILDKARSLKIELYGYDEAS is encoded by the coding sequence ATGACTGCTCCCCTGTCGAAATTTCTACCTGAGACATTTGATCAGCGCCCGATCGGTCTAATTGCAGGCAAAGGTCGCTATCCAATACTCACCGCTGAGCGTATTCGAACAGCGGGACTACCGCTTCGCATCGTATCGTTTGCAGGCGAGACCGAGCAGTCATTGATCGACTCGATCCCAGCGAGTGAGCACATACAAATCAAGGTTGGACAACTAGGGAAGCTGCTCAAATCCCTACAAAAACTCGGTTGTGGCTATGCACTGATGGCTGGGCAAATCACACCTAGACGGTTGTTTCATGGCTTACACCCCGACCTTAAGGCGCTGAAGATTCTTAACAGTCTAAAAGTCAAAAACGCCGAAACCATATTTGGCGCAATCTCCAGCGAGATCGAGGCCGTCGGCATTTCCATGCTCGACGCGCGCACACTGCTCGATGATCAACTCGCTATCACCGGCTTGATGACTGCTGGGAAACTGAAGGCAGACATCACAGATATCGAGCACGGCATCCGCATAGCCAAAGGTATGGCCGACCTCGATGTAGGCCAAGGTGTGGTCGTGCGCCGTGGCACCGTATTGGCAGTCGAAGCCTACGAAGGCACCGACCCGATGCTACGCCGTGCAGGCACCTTTAAGACAGACGACCTAATTTTCGTAAAAACAGTAAAACGCGCACAAGACTACCGCTTTGACGTGCCCGTCTTTGGACAACGCACACTGGACGTCATGTATGAAGCAGGTATTCGCACCGCAGCTCTGGAAAGCGGCAGTGTCTTGATTCTCGACAAAGCAGACATTTTAGACAAAGCCCGATCCTTAAAAATTGAGCTGTATGGCTACGATGAGGCGTCATAA